Below is a window of Halococcus saccharolyticus DSM 5350 DNA.
GCGATCGAGGGTCAATCGGGAACGTGATGGCGCGAATGCGGATGATGTGCGCGTACTACGCATCGAATGTTGGCAATCGACGCGTGCTTGGGACGAGCAATCGATCGGAGCTACTGCTTGGATACTTCACAAAACACGGAGATGGTGCAGCGGATCTGTATCCATTGGGTGAGTTCTACAAGACTGAGGTTCACGCCCTCGCGGATTTCATTGGGCTTCCGCAGCGAATCGTCCACAAAGAGCCGACTGCGGGCCTTTGGACCGGCCAGACTGACGAAGCTGATCTCGGTGCATCATACGATGTACTCGATCCAATTCTTCGATCGTTCGTCGATGAAGACGCGGATGCCACGACTATTGCCGACGAGGTGGATGTCCCCCAACAGTTCGTTGAGGATATTATCAAACGGTATTACGATAACCGGCACAAGCGTTCCATGGCCTCGACGCTTGAACTCAAAGATCGAGAATCCAGCGTATCCACCTGATCTCTTCAGTACGTTGTCTGGATTCTGGCGGTCGCTCAATCCGCGTCAGATACGATCCTGTAGCCAGAAAACATCTGGTGCGACTTGAGGTGCAAGATACGCGCTCTGTATCTTGCACGCCGTTTCTGACAGCCAGTGAGAGATATGCTATGAGAATGTATGGGAACTCCTGCTAAACACTATAGCACCGACGGGCCGTGACGACGGACTCACGTCGCCCGCCGCTCGGTTTACTCCTCGATGTCGACAACGGACAGCGTCTCGTCGAGTTCGACCCGGATCCGGTCGCCATCGATCTCGATCACCACGGCGACGTGTGGCGGCTCGTCCGAGAGCACCGTCACCGCCGTTCTGCCGAGGTTCAGTCGCTGGACGAGCGTTTCGAAGTCGTCGATGTCGTGTTGCAACGCGAGCCCGTGATCGTGGTAGAACCCGACGACTGCGGGGTGGTACTTCGCGATACTGCCGGCCGTCGACTGGGCTCCTTCCTTGCAGACGGGACAGCGGAGACGGGCGACGACGCGTTCGCGGTGTCCGCAGCTCGGACACGTTCCATCGGGGCCGTGATCGTCGCACACGTCGAGAGTTCGCTCGACCGGCCCCGAGCAGATCGGACAGACGCCCTCGATCATGCTGTACAGCTTCCTGAAGGTGCTCACCCACGCTGCGGTGTAGATCTCGTTCGGTGATCGGCCGCTGACGCCGGCGGGTTCGAGCGAGAACTTCCCGAGATGACCGTGTGAGCGGTCGCCCGGTTCCGTCCACAGCCCGTCGCAGTCGGTACAGAGGATGTAGAGGTAGTCTCCTTCGTACAGGATTTCGACGGCCCCACCGCAGAGGGTGCAGGTGGTGTCGACGCGGGCTGGGCCGAGATCGGGCTCTTCGATGCCCGCGCCCGCGAGCACCGTCTGGACGAACCTGAGCCCCATCTCGCTGAGTTCGTATCCCTCGTCGGTCGCGTCGACGAACTGACCGTCGAGCCTGTCGAGATGGTAGCTGAACTGGCCGCTGTCGCCAGTGCCAACGCGGGCGTACAGCTCCGAGAACCGCAGTCCGGTCTCCGCCTCGAACGGTTCGTACTCCTCCCAGAGCGCCACTAGGATCGCCAGCCGTGTCTCGTCGCTCAACAGCTCGAACGCGTCGATCGCTCGCTCCTCCGCGGAGAGTGCCGACAGGGGTGATTTGGTGGCGGCAGACCTGGTCATGACGGTCCGTAGCTCACCGGTGGGGCGGGGTAAATGGTCGGATCGGGTGCGGCGACTCGCTCCTACCGCTCCTCGACGTGACGAACTGTGACGGCGACGCCGCGGGTGCCCTCGGCCATCGCGGAGCCGTGCATCGCCGCGCGGCCGACCGCGAACGCCCTCGGCCCCTCGACGACCACCTCGTCGCCGACCCGGATCGCGTCGTCGGCGTCGACGATTCCCGGTGCGAGCACGCTACCGTGCGGGACGAACCCGTCGATCGTCACTCGTTTCGTGGGGGCATCGCTCTCGACCCACCGGCGGGCACCCGCGAGCGTCAGGGCGAGCGTGCCGTACTGCGGCACCATCGTCGCGAGGTGGTCGTCACCCCTTCGAACCCGGAGTTTGGGGTAGAAGCTCTCCGTAGTGATCGACTCGAACAGTGCGTCGCCCGCTCGCGGTCCGAACTGGTAATCCGCGATCGCCCGGACGGTGTTGTGCTGGCGCTCGCGCTTCGCATACTTGAGTTCGCCGTCGAGCGCGTCGTCGAGCGCCGCGAGCGAGTCCGTTGTGGTCGGATGGTCGGCGACGGTGTACGTAAACTCGATTCCGAGCGCATCCTCCACGCGCTCGGTGATCGGTCGGTAGTCCGCGGGAACGTGGGCGATAACTCGGGAGTACTCGTTGCGTTCGAGATAGGCTTCGAGCACGCTCGCCACGAACTCGCGCTCCCCGGCGGTCCACTCGCCCGTCACGACCGAGTCGTAGTGCTGGGCCGGGTAGGTGCATTCGAGCTCCTGGGGCACGACACCGATCGGGGAGGTCATCGAGACCGTGTGTGCTCGGAACCCGATGGCGCTGTGGAACTGTTCGTGACTTTGGGACTCGCTGTAGGGTTTCGTCGCCGAGCACGGGACGAGGACGAGAGGATTGTCGAATCGATTGTGGTACCGCGTCGTGACCCGCTCGGCGAAGCGCTGAATTTCGGCCCGCCGGAGGGTCTCCTCGCTCGCAGCTAACAGTTCGGAGCGTCGGAGCACCGGCGTGCGCTCTTCGAGATACGCGTATTCCTGGTCGAACTGTCTGAGTGCCGCCGTCAGCCACCCCTCGTGGCGAGCCTGCCCTTCGAGGTAATCCCGGAGCCGTCCTCGACGGATCCGTTCGCGAACGGTCGACAGTTCGGCTTCGAGGACGGTCGCGTTGTGTGTCGCACAGTCCTCGCGATCGAACTCGTCCCGCTCTATCTGGCAGGCCGGACAGGCACACGGCAGTTCGGTGAGATCCTCGAGGAACCGCTCGCCGTCGGTAGTGAGATACTTGCCCTGGGTTCCCTTCACGACAGCGCGATCGCTGTCGAGGAGATCGACGCCAGCATACGCGAGCAGCGCGGCGTTCGCGGGCGTCGCCACCCCCGGAAGATAGAGCGCCGTATCGTCGGGGATCGCCTTTCGTACCCCGACGATCGCCTCCACGAACGCGCTGGCGTGGCCGACGACTCCCTGGGCGTCCGAGAGGGCGTAGGCGTCAGTGCCATGGTCGGCCGCTGTTGCCGTCGAGACGACCGCAGCGCTCGGCGCGTCGATGTTGGGGTGTTCGGGGGCGAACGCTCCCGCGACCTCGTCGGGGGTGCCCGCTGGGAGCGCGCGATGCGGAAGAACAGTCAGACGACCGGGATCGCCGGTCGGTGCTTCGCGATCTTCAGGCCAGAGGCTCCCTGCATCCGCGAGCACGTCACCACAGAGTGCGGGTGTAGTGAGCGAATCGGCGAGGCGCACCTCCCCGATCCGGGCCGCCCCGTCGCGGTCGTGGATCTCGAAGAACTCGGTCATTGGTCCGTTTCGCCCGCCGCGTCGTATTCGTCCATCGATTCGAGCGGCACCACCGAAACGCGCTCGGGAACCCGTTCGAGCGCACTCGTCGGCCACTCCCGGTGAGCGAGCGTGAACTCGACATCGGGGTTCGATTCTACCAGTTGGACGACTCCTTCGGCGGCTGCCTCGTAAGACTCGCGGCCGGTCCGCTCGGGTACCTCGGCGGTGAGCGGGTACGTCTCCGAGAGATGTCGCGGGAACGGGCCGAACGGTGGCACGATCCGCCACGATTCGTCGTATGAGCTGTTCTCGCCACCCGCGGTGAGCAGGACGTGACCCTCGAGAGCCAGCCGCGCGAGGCGGTCGTGGTGGCGGCGGACCTCGGGCCGCCGAGCGCTCTCGGTCGAGAGGTGAAAGAACGCGTCCTTCGAGACCGGATCCGAGCGCTCCAGCCGATCGGCGTGATCGAGCAGCGCGCGATACCCGTCGAGCATCGCCGGGTGGCCTCGTGCACGTGCCTCGACCAGTTCGAGGAGGTTCCCGCGGCGGATCGCTTGCTTGATCCGGCGGAGTTCGCCGAAGCTCACATAGAGGTTGTGCTCGGCGAGATGTCGTTCCCGCTCGTCGTCGCCGAGATCACGAAGGTCGTCTGGCGTGTGCGCGACACAGATCGGACACTCACAGGGGAGGTAGTCGAGTTCTCCAAGCTGTTCGGTGCCGCGTACCGTGAGATAGCGATCGTCGCGGGCGTAGAGCGCGTACGCCGCCGAGTCGAACAGGTCACAGCCCGCCGCGACCGCGAGCGCGAACATCATCGGGTGGCCCGCGCCGAACAGGTGCACGGGTTTGTCGGCACCGAGCCCGCGTTTCGCCGCGGTGACGATCTCGACCACGTCGTCGTAGCGGTAGGCGTTCAACAGCGGGACCGCCGCGCCGACCGGGAACACGTCGAGGCCCGTGTCGCGGGCGTGTCGCCCCGCGTCCTCACGGAGATCGGGGTACGTCGACCCTTGGACCGGGGCGTTCACGAGCATCTCGCCGGTCTCGACCTCCCGAGCGCGTTCGAGTCGGTTCTGGGTCGTCGAAAGCTCGCGCTCCGCCTGGTCCCGCCCCGCATCGGGCGGTGTCGGGATGTCGATCGGGGTGCCGATGTCCGAACCGATCTCGTACTGGAAGTCGAGAATTTCGGGCGTCGTGACGTCGATCTCGCCGTATTCGGCGAGCTGAAAGGAACCGGAATCGGTCATGATCGCCCCCGAGAAATCGAGGAGATCGTGGAGTCCCATCGACAGCGCAGCCTCGCGGAGATCCTCGCTCTGTGAGAGGATATACCCGTTCGTGATCAGGATCTCCGCACCGAACTCCTCTTCCAGCCGTGACGGGGCGATCGTCTGCACGTGGGGGTTGACGACCGGCATCAGCGCGGGCGTCTCAACCGTCACGCCCGAACGCGGCACGGCGAGTTCGCCGATCCGTCCCGCGGCGTCCGCCGTCCGCTGCTCGAAAAATCCACTCATTCCTGTTTAAAACCGCCGGCGCGCGCCTAAGGATTGCGTTCTCCGTACCAGCGGCTGTCGAAGTGGTTGTAGTCGCCGTCGCTATTGAACACGATTCGATCGCTCTCATCGCTATCGTGCCCGCTACTGATGCCGACACAAATGAGAACCGCAGGCCACACCCTCCCCAGCCGATTCCTTCGCGTCGCTCACTCCGTTCGCTCCAATCAGTCATCCCTCGCGCGAGTCGCGCCCCCGGCGCTCCCGCGCGCCAACTGCAATTCCCGGTCCCGAGATCGCGCTTCTCGCCTCAATCCTCGGCGAACCGTTCGTAATAGAGCAGACAGAGTGCGGTGCGGCCGTCACGGAGTTCGCCGGCGGCGAGCGCGTCCAGGAGAGCGTCACGGGTCGTCGTCTCGACACGGATCGACTCGTCGTCGTCGAGACGCTGTTCGCCCGCCGGTCGACAGCCCCGCGCGACGAAGTGGTGATGGACCGAGTTCGCGAGACCGTTGAGTGGCTCGACAGTTGTGAGTGGATCGAGCGTGTCGGCCACGTAGCCTGTTTCCTCTTCGAGTTCGCGCCGTGCGGCAGTCGCGAGATCGTCGTCTCCTGGTTCGACGGTACCCGCAGGGAATCCCCGATTCACCCGACCGACGGCCTCGCGCCACTCCTCGATCACCACCACCTGATCGTCGGTCGTCAGCGCAATCACCACGACTGCGGCGGGCTCGTCGACGTAATCGAAGTCAGTCTCGGTGCCGTCGGGGAGTTCGACGGTCTCGTTGACGATATCGAATCCCGGACACGAGTACGCGATGTCGGCGTCGCGGGTCGCCCACGCGAGCGGATCGTCCATGCACTCTCGACTTTCGAGCCGAGAATAAGCGTTGTCGTCGCCCCCGATCAGTCGTCGTCGGCCGCTTCGGACGGCGCGCCCATCGCCCCCGCGACGTCCTCGCGCTCGACGCCGTCGAATTCGAGTACGAACTCGGGACCGAACGCCGATGCCGGGGTCTGGAAACCGGGCGCGACCTCGCCGGCCGCCACCCGCCGTGCGGACTCGGCGGCGGTCCGTGCGGTCAGATCGTACGTATCGGGGGTTTCGAGCCGTGCGGCGATCCGCTTGCCCTCGTCGTTCTCGACCTCGCCCCACACGCGGGTGGTGCTCCGTGCGCGCTCGGCGGCGGTCGGCCCCGAGACGGTCGCGTCGATCACCGCTTTCAGCACCCGCTGGACCGACGCCGAACCGAACACGGGCGTGAGCGCGCTGGATCGGCGCAGCATCGCGACCGCGAGCCGCGGCACGGTGGCGTAGGTCTCGACGTTCGGAATACCCGTGGTGTAGTACGCCGTCGCGACGTCGCCCCACGGGATCGTCACCGCGGGCTTCGGCCCCACGCCGAGGTCGATCCGACGGGTCTTCCACGCCGGCGGCACGGTCCGGATCTCGCCGTCGATCCGCGCCGCACCCGACTGCGAGAGCCCCTCCACGATGGATTTCAGGGTTCCCGGTGAGAACGTCCCCATACTGTCGATCGCGAGTCTGAGCTGTGTCGACGACGGAAGCCGGCTTTCGAGGTAAGCCGCGAGGCAGTCGGTGGGCACGACATCGAAACCCACTCCCGGAAGCAGGGTCACGTCGGCCTTCTCGGCCTCGCGGTCGCGCTCGGCGAGGGCTTCGAAGGCGGCGATCTCGCCGGTGATGTCGAGGTAGTCGGTGCCAGTACGGAGACACGCCTCGACCATCGGCTCCGCCGTCGCCGAGAACGGCCCCGCGCAGTTCAACACCGCGTCGAACTCGTCGAGATGGCCCTCGATCACGTCTGGATGGTCGAGGCTGAACACGCGGTGATCGAGGTCACGGTCGGTGGCCTGGCGCTCGACCGGCTCCGCACGCCGACCCGCGAGCGTGGGTGAGAGTCCCTCCTCGGTGGCTGTCTCGACGATCAACGCGCCGGTATACCCGTACGACCCGTAGATCAACAGCTCGTCGGTCATGATTCCCCTATCGGACGGCGACAATAAAACTCACGCGGCCGGCTCAGTCGTACTCGTAGAACCCGCGGCCCGTCTTCTTCCCAAGATCACCTGCCTCGACCTTGCGCTTCAGAAGGTACGCTGGCGTGTACCGGTCACCGAGTTCGTCGTGGAGCGTCTCGGTGGCATCGAGACAGATGTCGAGACCGATGTGGTCGGCGAGTTCGAGGGGGCCCATCGGCACGTTCGTTCCGAGTTTCATCCCGCGGTCGATGTCTTCCTTCGTCGCAACGCCCTCGTCGAGAGTTCGAATGCCCTCGTTGATCCACGGCATCAGGATCCGATTCGAGACGAACCCCGGCTTATCGTCGGACTCCCACGTTTCCTTGCCGAGCTCCTCGGCGAAGTCGTGGGCCAGCGCGGTCGTCTTCTCGCCTGTGCGCTCGCCGACGACGATCTCGACGCCGTCCATCACGGGCACGGGGTTCATGAAGTGGACGCCGACGACGAGTTCCTGCCGGCTGGTCGCGCTCGCGATCGACGTGACAGAGAGCGTGCTGGTGTTTGTCGCGAGCACCACGTCGTCGGGGATCGTTTCGTCGAGATCGGCGAAGATCTCCTGTTTGATCTCCATCTCCTCGACTGCGGCCTCAACCACGAGATCGCAGTCCGCGAGATCGTCGAGGTCCGTGGTCCCGGTAATCCGCTCGCGGGTCGCCGCCGCCTCGTCCTCGGTAAGCTTATTGCCGTCGACGAGGCGACCGAGACTGCTATCGATCGCGTCGAACCCGCGATCGACGAACTCCTGCTCGATGTCGCGCATCACCACGTCGTACCCGGCGGTCGCGGCGACCTGGGCGATGCCGTTGCCCATCGTTCCTGCGCCGACGACGCCCACCCGCTCGACCGAATCGAGTTCGCGCATACGCCCGGTCCGGGCGGCCCGCTCCTAAGCCTGCTGGACCGCTGCTCGCTCCTCAGGTGAGGGCGAATAAACAGCGGAAGTTCTCATCACCTCAAAAAGCATGGAACACACGGTTAGATGTCCGCCTCTACAGTCAACGAAACCAGAGCGAAACAGTGAATTCTCCGCTCAAGCGAAAATACGATGTATTCGTGAGATCACACCATTGGTGGAATCAGTTTCACGAACACCCTTGCGTGTCTCGTTTACGATCTTAACCGGATCCTCTAACGATCGGTAGTGAGAAAGGTTATGTACTTCGACAGGAGTTAGACAATGTGATTGAACATACACGAGCAAACTTTCTTTTCAGCCTTCGTCGAGCGGTATTCGCCTATTCCCTTGCGTTACTCGTATTTCTTAGTGATATGTGGATCATTCATGGTTTGGGAATCAACACACCTGAAGAACTCTTGACTCAGACACTTATTCACGGAACTGGTTTGTACCTCGGCTTCACTCTCATGGCCCTATTTGATAGGTCAACTGAAACCCCCAACTAAGCAGTACGCGCAGTGAACAGTAGTTTCGCGAGATCAGGTATCTACGGAAGAGGGATTTGATAGAGCCGGACAAACAGCGAAATGGGGCGGGCTACGCGGCGTGCAGCCGATCGAGTGCCTCGACCATCGCCTCGACGCTCGCGCGGGTGATGTCGGCGTCGCTCGCGGCGACCGACACCGTCCGGCCGTCACGAGTCATCTCGACTTCGACCGTGACGACCGCGTCGGTCCCGCCGGTGATCGCGTCGACGTGATATGAGTCGAGCGTCGCATCACCGCTGGGGCCGAGCGCCTCTCGGACGGCCCCGACTGCGGCGTCGACGGGGCCGCTGCCGGTGCCGCTCGCGGTGCGCTCGTCGCCGTTGATCCGGAGTCGGACGCTCGCGGTCGGTGTCCCGCTGCCGCTTGCGGCCGTGAGGTCGAGGAGTTCGACCCGACGCTCGCGCTCGCGGCCCTGGACCGTCTCTGCGATCGCGAGCACGTCGGCGTCGGTCACGCGCTTGCCCTCGCCGAGATCGGTGACTCGATCGGTGATCTCAGCGAGTTCGTCGTCGGTCACTTGGACGTCGTGTTCTTCGAGCGCCGCTGCGACGCCTGCCCGGCCGGCGTGCTTGCCGAGGACGAGCCGACGCTCGCGACCCACGGTCTCCGGGGGGTAGGGCTCATACATCGCCTCATCCTTCAGCGTGCCGTCGGTGTGAATGCCCGATTCGTGGGTGAACGCGTTCTCGCCGACCACCGCCTTGTTCGAAGCGAGTGGAACTCCGGTGGCGTCGGCGACGGTTCTGGCGAGGTCGTAGAGGAGGGTGGTGTCGACGGTCTCGACCCCATATCCGTGGGCGATCGCGATCGCGACTTCTTCGAGGGCGACGTTACCCGCACGCTCGCCGACCCCGTTCACGGTCGCGTGGACGAGGTCCGCGCCGGCCGCCACGCTCGCGAGCGCGTTCGTCACCCCCAACCCGAGGTCGTCGTGGGTGTGGGTGCTTGTCGGGCCGCACTCGGCGAGCGTCGAGACCACCTCGACCGTTCGCTCGGGCGTTGCGTGCCCAACGGTATCACAGTAACACACACGATCCGCACCGGCCTCGAACCCCCGGCGAGCGAGCCGCGAAAGGAAGTCGATGTCGGCGCGACTCCCGTCCTCGCCGAGAAGTTCGACCCAGAGGCCGTGATCGCGGGCGTACTCGACGAGCTCGACCGTGTCTGCGAGCACGTCCTCGCGGGTCGAGCCGACCTTCCCCTCGATGTGGCGGTCGCTCGCGGGCACGACGAGGTTGATCCCGTCGACGTCACAGTCGAGCGCGAGGTCGACGTCGCGGCGGACCCCACGACAGAAACTCGTCACTCGGGCGTCGAGGTTCGCCTCCGTAACTCGTGAGATCGCCTCGCGCTCGCCCGCACCGGTGCAGGCGCTGCCGGCCTCGATGACCGACACGCCGGCCCGGTCGAGCCGCCGCGCGATATCGACCTTCTCGGTGGGTGCGAGCGAGACTCCTGGGGCCTGTTCGCCGTCACGGAGTGTGGTATCGAGAAACTGTACGTCAGTGTCGGAGAGCGGAGTGGTTTCGGGGAGGCCCCCGAATAAATCGGTCACTGGTCATGATAGCCACTCGCACCGCCGCGCGGCAGGGTCTTAAAGAGGTGCCTTCTGGCAGATGTTGCTGTCCGATCCGTTCGTCGCTGTCTGCCGAGGGTTGAAGCCACCATCGACCGATGTATGAACATGGAAA
It encodes the following:
- a CDS encoding NAD+ synthase produces the protein MEESPEKYEQLGRNTFKLWYLVRYRSDKRMNDVKGSEEKYSVSQSYLGQKNGFLTSTAELQAIRSEVVTFIRDNVEDTAVVAMSGGIDSTLTAALAVEAIGSENVMALSLPCKKTDDEHTTDVQTIAEGLGVEYHSVSIRPLLDLFEDHIAPALDPAGDRGSIGNVMARMRMMCAYYASNVGNRRVLGTSNRSELLLGYFTKHGDGAADLYPLGEFYKTEVHALADFIGLPQRIVHKEPTAGLWTGQTDEADLGASYDVLDPILRSFVDEDADATTIADEVDVPQQFVEDIIKRYYDNRHKRSMASTLELKDRESSVST
- a CDS encoding DUF7351 domain-containing protein yields the protein MTRSAATKSPLSALSAEERAIDAFELLSDETRLAILVALWEEYEPFEAETGLRFSELYARVGTGDSGQFSYHLDRLDGQFVDATDEGYELSEMGLRFVQTVLAGAGIEEPDLGPARVDTTCTLCGGAVEILYEGDYLYILCTDCDGLWTEPGDRSHGHLGKFSLEPAGVSGRSPNEIYTAAWVSTFRKLYSMIEGVCPICSGPVERTLDVCDDHGPDGTCPSCGHRERVVARLRCPVCKEGAQSTAGSIAKYHPAVVGFYHDHGLALQHDIDDFETLVQRLNLGRTAVTVLSDEPPHVAVVIEIDGDRIRVELDETLSVVDIEE
- the arcS gene encoding archaeosine synthase subunit alpha; this encodes MTEFFEIHDRDGAARIGEVRLADSLTTPALCGDVLADAGSLWPEDREAPTGDPGRLTVLPHRALPAGTPDEVAGAFAPEHPNIDAPSAAVVSTATAADHGTDAYALSDAQGVVGHASAFVEAIVGVRKAIPDDTALYLPGVATPANAALLAYAGVDLLDSDRAVVKGTQGKYLTTDGERFLEDLTELPCACPACQIERDEFDREDCATHNATVLEAELSTVRERIRRGRLRDYLEGQARHEGWLTAALRQFDQEYAYLEERTPVLRRSELLAASEETLRRAEIQRFAERVTTRYHNRFDNPLVLVPCSATKPYSESQSHEQFHSAIGFRAHTVSMTSPIGVVPQELECTYPAQHYDSVVTGEWTAGEREFVASVLEAYLERNEYSRVIAHVPADYRPITERVEDALGIEFTYTVADHPTTTDSLAALDDALDGELKYAKRERQHNTVRAIADYQFGPRAGDALFESITTESFYPKLRVRRGDDHLATMVPQYGTLALTLAGARRWVESDAPTKRVTIDGFVPHGSVLAPGIVDADDAIRVGDEVVVEGPRAFAVGRAAMHGSAMAEGTRGVAVTVRHVEER
- the tgtA gene encoding tRNA guanosine(15) transglycosylase TgtA, which codes for MSGFFEQRTADAAGRIGELAVPRSGVTVETPALMPVVNPHVQTIAPSRLEEEFGAEILITNGYILSQSEDLREAALSMGLHDLLDFSGAIMTDSGSFQLAEYGEIDVTTPEILDFQYEIGSDIGTPIDIPTPPDAGRDQAERELSTTQNRLERAREVETGEMLVNAPVQGSTYPDLREDAGRHARDTGLDVFPVGAAVPLLNAYRYDDVVEIVTAAKRGLGADKPVHLFGAGHPMMFALAVAAGCDLFDSAAYALYARDDRYLTVRGTEQLGELDYLPCECPICVAHTPDDLRDLGDDERERHLAEHNLYVSFGELRRIKQAIRRGNLLELVEARARGHPAMLDGYRALLDHADRLERSDPVSKDAFFHLSTESARRPEVRRHHDRLARLALEGHVLLTAGGENSSYDESWRIVPPFGPFPRHLSETYPLTAEVPERTGRESYEAAAEGVVQLVESNPDVEFTLAHREWPTSALERVPERVSVVPLESMDEYDAAGETDQ
- a CDS encoding NUDIX hydrolase, whose protein sequence is MDDPLAWATRDADIAYSCPGFDIVNETVELPDGTETDFDYVDEPAAVVVIALTTDDQVVVIEEWREAVGRVNRGFPAGTVEPGDDDLATAARRELEEETGYVADTLDPLTTVEPLNGLANSVHHHFVARGCRPAGEQRLDDDESIRVETTTRDALLDALAAGELRDGRTALCLLYYERFAED
- a CDS encoding saccharopine dehydrogenase family protein; this encodes MTDELLIYGSYGYTGALIVETATEEGLSPTLAGRRAEPVERQATDRDLDHRVFSLDHPDVIEGHLDEFDAVLNCAGPFSATAEPMVEACLRTGTDYLDITGEIAAFEALAERDREAEKADVTLLPGVGFDVVPTDCLAAYLESRLPSSTQLRLAIDSMGTFSPGTLKSIVEGLSQSGAARIDGEIRTVPPAWKTRRIDLGVGPKPAVTIPWGDVATAYYTTGIPNVETYATVPRLAVAMLRRSSALTPVFGSASVQRVLKAVIDATVSGPTAAERARSTTRVWGEVENDEGKRIAARLETPDTYDLTARTAAESARRVAAGEVAPGFQTPASAFGPEFVLEFDGVEREDVAGAMGAPSEAADDD
- a CDS encoding 3-hydroxyacyl-CoA dehydrogenase family protein is translated as MRELDSVERVGVVGAGTMGNGIAQVAATAGYDVVMRDIEQEFVDRGFDAIDSSLGRLVDGNKLTEDEAAATRERITGTTDLDDLADCDLVVEAAVEEMEIKQEIFADLDETIPDDVVLATNTSTLSVTSIASATSRQELVVGVHFMNPVPVMDGVEIVVGERTGEKTTALAHDFAEELGKETWESDDKPGFVSNRILMPWINEGIRTLDEGVATKEDIDRGMKLGTNVPMGPLELADHIGLDICLDATETLHDELGDRYTPAYLLKRKVEAGDLGKKTGRGFYEYD
- a CDS encoding (R)-citramalate synthase, which translates into the protein MTDLFGGLPETTPLSDTDVQFLDTTLRDGEQAPGVSLAPTEKVDIARRLDRAGVSVIEAGSACTGAGEREAISRVTEANLDARVTSFCRGVRRDVDLALDCDVDGINLVVPASDRHIEGKVGSTREDVLADTVELVEYARDHGLWVELLGEDGSRADIDFLSRLARRGFEAGADRVCYCDTVGHATPERTVEVVSTLAECGPTSTHTHDDLGLGVTNALASVAAGADLVHATVNGVGERAGNVALEEVAIAIAHGYGVETVDTTLLYDLARTVADATGVPLASNKAVVGENAFTHESGIHTDGTLKDEAMYEPYPPETVGRERRLVLGKHAGRAGVAAALEEHDVQVTDDELAEITDRVTDLGEGKRVTDADVLAIAETVQGRERERRVELLDLTAASGSGTPTASVRLRINGDERTASGTGSGPVDAAVGAVREALGPSGDATLDSYHVDAITGGTDAVVTVEVEMTRDGRTVSVAASDADITRASVEAMVEALDRLHAA